The segment CGATGAACTTGAGCCTGGCTCGGCGGTGTAGCTCAGATGGCAGAGCAAGCGGCTCATAATCGCTGTGTCGCCGGTTCAAGTCCGGCCACCGCTACTTTTCGTGAGACCCCACCCGGGGCCCCACTTTGCAGAGCGACGGTCTGTGCGTCTACGCTGGTTCGTCGTCAGTTAGAACCCCGTTAGCAGGAAGGCACCCCGCCGTGGCCAAGGCGACCGACGTCCGTCCGAAGATCACCCTGGCGTGTACGGAGTGCAAGGACCGGAACTACATCACCAAGAAGAACCGGCGTAACGACCCCGACCGCATTGAGCTGAAGAAGTTCTGCCCGCGCGACGGGAAGCACACCCTGCACCGCGAAACGCGCTGAGCGTACAAAAACTCAAGATCTTCCCTGCGCCGTCCAGATCTCGATCTGGGCGGCGCAGAGTAGTTTGTGGGCATGCCTCTGGACCAATCCTTTGTGGGCCGCTCCTGGCCGCCCACCGAGCCCTACCTCGTGGGCCGCGAGAAGATCCGTGAGTTCGCCCGGGCGATCGGCGCCACCGAGGCGGAGTATCACGACCCCGAGGCGGCTCGGGCGCTCGGTTACGCGGATGTGGTGGCCCCGCCCACCTTCCCGGTCGCGATCACGATGGCGGCCAGCCGGCAGGTCATCGCCGACCCGGCGCTCGGTCTGGACTACAGCCGGGTCGTGCACGGCGACCAGAAGTTCGCCTACACCCGGCCGGTCGTCGCCGGCGACACTCTGGTCTGTGTGAATTCGGTCGACGAGATCACCAGCCGGGGCGGGCACTCGTTCATCACCACCCGCACCGACGTGACCACCGAGGCCAGCGAGCCGGTCGTCACGGTCTGGTCGAAGCTGGTCCAGCGCGGCGAGGAGGCGTGATGACGGACGTTTCGGAGCCGCAGACCTTCCGGGTGACCCGGGCGGATCTGGTCCGCTACGCGGGTGCCTCGGGGGACTTCAACCCGATCCACTGGAGTGACCGGATCGCCACCGGCGTCGGGCTGCCGGGTGTCATCGCCCACGGCATGTTCACCATGGCCCTGGTCGGTCGCGCCGTGACCGCGTGGGCCGGCGCGGCGGACGCGGTCGTCGAGTTCAGCGTGCGGTTCAGCCGCCCGGTTCCGGTGCCGGACACCGACGAGGGCACCGAGGTCGTCGTGACCGCGGCGGTCAAGGAGGTGACCGCCGAGGGACACACCCGGCTGAGTCTCACTGCCACGTGCAACGGCGACAAGGTACTGTCCTTGGCGCAGGCGCTTGTCAGGAAGCGGTAGCCCGGGTTGGGAGAACGCCGGGCGTACCCGTACACTGGTGCGCCGTGGGGCTCTGAGTCGTAACTGACGCAGGTCTCGCAAAGGGGTGTAGCTCAATTGGCAGAGCAGCGGTCTCCAAAACCGCAGGCTGCAGGTTCAAGTCCTGTCACCCCTGCGCAATCCTCCTCGACGTGCCCGCCCGGTGCGCGGTTCGCACAAATTCCGCGTCCGGTCGAGCGCTGACGGGAACATCAGTACCACCGACGACGGAAGTAGGGCGAAGTGGCCGAGAAGGACCGGCCCGGTGACGACGTCCCGGGCGACGACGAGGTGCTCGCCGACGCCGCCGCCGGCGGTGACGTGCCTGATGACGACACCGACGACGCGCTGGTGAGCCGTGGCGGCGGGACCGCCGTCGCTGAGCGCACCAAGGACGAGAGCCCGAAGGCCCGCAAGTCGGGCCGGCGTTCCGGTGTCTTCGGCCGGATCGGTGGCTTCTTCCGCGAGGTCGTGAGCGAGCTCCGCAAGGTCATCTGGCCGACCCGCCGTGAGCTGCTGACCTACACCAGC is part of the Actinoplanes sp. NBC_00393 genome and harbors:
- the rpmG gene encoding 50S ribosomal protein L33, with product MAKATDVRPKITLACTECKDRNYITKKNRRNDPDRIELKKFCPRDGKHTLHRETR
- a CDS encoding MaoC family dehydratase N-terminal domain-containing protein, giving the protein MPLDQSFVGRSWPPTEPYLVGREKIREFARAIGATEAEYHDPEAARALGYADVVAPPTFPVAITMAASRQVIADPALGLDYSRVVHGDQKFAYTRPVVAGDTLVCVNSVDEITSRGGHSFITTRTDVTTEASEPVVTVWSKLVQRGEEA
- a CDS encoding MaoC/PaaZ C-terminal domain-containing protein, which codes for MTDVSEPQTFRVTRADLVRYAGASGDFNPIHWSDRIATGVGLPGVIAHGMFTMALVGRAVTAWAGAADAVVEFSVRFSRPVPVPDTDEGTEVVVTAAVKEVTAEGHTRLSLTATCNGDKVLSLAQALVRKR
- the secE gene encoding preprotein translocase subunit SecE, which produces MAEKDRPGDDVPGDDEVLADAAAGGDVPDDDTDDALVSRGGGTAVAERTKDESPKARKSGRRSGVFGRIGGFFREVVSELRKVIWPTRRELLTYTSVVIVFVVVVTTLVVSLDYAFGKGILWALGS